Genomic segment of Arachis hypogaea cultivar Tifrunner chromosome 11, arahy.Tifrunner.gnm2.J5K5, whole genome shotgun sequence:
TGCTTGTTGTctgtgtatttttgtgtactccTATATACTGTCTGAAGATTTATATACTATTTTGGAGACAATGATAAGGATTAAAAACGtgggttttgaaaaatttgaGTGGAGTTTCCGAGGGAAGGCGAACTTGCtgtaaaaaaaatcgtatttgaaaaattaaaattgaaaaaatgggatttaagaaaataataatttttttattttattttagaaaagaaCCAGATATTATTTGATCTAGTGTTATGTAAAATTGGATTCGTTTACACGTAACGaacggattttttattttaataaataaaataaattcaatatttactgaattaaatatttataaaaattattaccaAAATCTACCATCCtattttatctcgtttacacagtaaatgagataattttgtacgtatctcgtttacagtgtaaacgagataagacacgtCGACGTGACACGTGTATATCtctttacaatgtaaacgagatacatgcaaaattatatcgtttacagtgtaaacgagataaggctgGGAGACATCTTTAAATAGATGTCGTTTATAGCTTTAGACCGGGCTCCAATTTGAACTTTTCAACCACTTTCTCGTCTCTTTTACCCCTTTCTGACCATATTATCGACAAAATCTGCGATGGCGCGCGCAGCGAAAAATGATAGAGACATCAACAGGCTAAACGAGACTTCACATTACGCCGGGACAGCCGACTTTCAGGTTAGTTCTGTTGTGTTGAATTTTGTGCAATCccatatagatatttttttgtaTGTATCCATGGTTAGGGTTGTTGCGAAGAACTAGAATATAGTTTGTAGCGTTAGGAATAAGTCACTGGTAAAAATTTGGAACTCTATTTTATTTCACTTGTGTTAGGTTGTTACTGAATAATTATTAGTTTGGAACTCTATTTTATTTGTTATAGTTTCGTCAAATCTATAATTAGAGATTTATTGTTTTTAATGTAGTTATTATATTACTTATAACCTTATGGTTAggttttttttatatcaaatgtATGAAAATTAACAGAATAATATTTGTCTCAAAAACATGTAATTAAAGATGTAAATATGTTCGAACTTAGAAATATCTTTACTTTAGAAAGAAATATTGATTTAACTTTAATATTTGTTATACTAAAGatataattacaaaactaaaaaacaGTGTAAGaatctaatataaaaaaatatagaagcctatttaaaaaattcaatgaTAAAGCGAGGACCGTTAAGCGTTGAAGACccgataaaagttttaaaattatttcttgATAATtctgaatatattttttttctcttcagaGGCCTCGCCTTCTACTGCCCATGGCGAGTGACTCATACCCTTCCTCCACCCGACGCCATCGTCCCGTATCTGGCTGAGGTTGGATTCGGCGACACAGTGCCCCTTAGGAATTTTACTTTCGATAATTCTCTGATTACGGCATTCGTGGAGCGATGGCGTCCGGAGACCCACACGTTTCATCTCCTGTGGGGTGAGGCCACATCACCGTGCAAGACGTAGCGTACCACCTAGGGCTACGCGCACATAGGGACCCAGTTGGGGGTGCCTCCGTGACTTCACTAGGTGATACCACATGGAGGCGTGGCAGTTTGTGGAGCGGCTGCTGGGAGCCCAGCCTCCGGTGGCTCCACAGCAGGCGGTGCAGAGGAGGGAGTCCTTCACGTTGAAGATCATTTGGCTGTGGGACCGTGTTCACCAGATGCCCCTACAGACGACCTAGAGACCCTCCGGTAGTATGCGAGGTGCTACATTATGTTACTAATCGGAGGCTATCTGATGACAGACAAGTCGAACAACTTAGTCCACTTGCGTTAGCTCCCACTACTTGAGGACTTTGGGCGGTGCCGGGCGTTGTCTTGAGGCTGTCATCGGCACTGAGTGCAGCCTTGATGGCTTGTGACCTGTCGGAGATGACCACTAGGTTTTCTTGTGGGGGTCACATGGCGTCTCAGATTAGTAAAGAAAAAGACCATGACTCGGTACTCTCGGACTCCACAATGGCAAAGGCAATAGGCAGAATATTGTTGTTGCCGTCTTGTGCCACTGCAATAAGCAACACCCCGCCGTATTTTCCATACAGATGCGTGCCATCGACGGAAACAAACGGCTTGCGATTCTTGAAGGCCTCAACACATGATGGGAAAGCCCAAAATACTTTATCAAACATGCTACAGTCGCGGACCAAAAGGTGCCTGTCGTAGTACGATACGGCCCGTAGCTCACAGATAGTTCCAGGGAAACAACTCTGCAATGCCTGAAGCAGTTTCGACACCTTgttgtatgactcctcccaatccTCGTAGATCTGAGCAATTGCCTTCTGCTTTTCCATCCACACCTTTCTGTAGGAGGGTCTGAAGTGATAGCTCGCTTGGACCGCACTTTGCAGGACAGGGATGCTGATGGAGGGGTTGGACTGTATCAACGGCAGGATGACCTTGCATATGAGTCTGCTATCCAACTATCGATGGTTCTGGGACATGGTGGGTGCTAAACAAGTGTGCGCTCCACCAACCTTCCGGACCTCCCTAACTCAATATAACATCCATGGTTCAAAACGACTTAACATACAACAACCATAAATAACTAAGTACAGTTTAATTAAACTTGAACTCACCAGTATCCGAGGTTCTGTTGAAGAGCAGCACAGAGACTCCATGGACACCCATTTGCAGCTTCTCGGCATTACACATGGTACTTTAATTGGTCCGATTCGATCACCTAGTACTCGACACTCCTGCAAATACTGTAGTTTTTCACACCCTGCAGCACTGTATCCTGGCATTTGAATCTGTGGCCAACACGAAACTCTACCCCATTGTCTAGGTTGTAATCCTCTTCCCCCGTGTTGGACCACGTAGTTCTCTCATGTATGGCATCCAGATCCAACGTATGATAGTGACTTGGTACATCTGATAGCGCCGGAATTgggtgggggggggggggcaAAACATGGTGCACTGTAGACTCGGCGGGCGTCTCCGGTACAAACTCCTCCTCATCACCCCCTTCAGATGAATCACTATTGGCACTATCGGCCACATAATCCTCGTCGGATTCTTCCTCACCCACCTCCACCTCTTCAACTAGAATGGCGACATGAATGGGTGGTGGCGCGAGAGGTCGGTCGTCATATACGTAAGTCTAGTGTACAGAACCACCACGATCAGCATCTCCTACCTCGGcggaaagctccatcacttgttccaCCATGATTCTCCCATTGATGTCAAACATGAGACGCACATGCTCGTCCCCTAGAAGCCGAAATATTCGAAACCGGAAAACTCCATTACCCATGGGTGCCAGCAACCTATACCCCACCCTTCCGACCTCCCTCATTTCTGTGCCACCGAGGTTGCTCGatatcaaactcttcaactcCGTCAACGTGCCTACATGCTGAGTCCGCAACAGTATCagattctcacactcaaatatcaccccATTGTCGCCGTTTCTCATACGACAATTGAGGTAAACACACACAATTATGTATACGCTATTACTGGCCATTATTGCCTTCTTTTTGTGAGAAAAATAGgatagaagaagaaataaaatgttTGTGGAGAATGCCAAGGGTTACATATCTTTTTATAGATGGTGAAAATTTGTCTCACTGTATCTTGTTTACACGATAAGAAAAGGTGGTGGATTTtggtaataatttttataaatatttaattcagtaaatattgaatttattttatttattaaaataaaaaatcccgtAATGAACACTAAGACAGaaatagatataaaattatatttagcagataaagtacaaaaaatattgtatttaaagatattaaattgatatattttatattttttaataagaaatgATACTAATAagagatataatttattttttatttttttatcaaatttttataattaaatattttatctttatatttttcttaattttttatagaaaaaataagaataaattaaattttcataaatttttttaatttatcattaaacaaaatataagaaataCTAATTTTGTGTTATGTCCTTTGTGTCTTATTTTTAGTCCTGTCTTATCCTATTATCAAAACCAAACGCAACTTAAGAAACATAGACACAGAGATACAAAATCGTATTTAGTAGGTGAGATATAGACATAAACATTGTGTCATGGGATACTAAATTAgctattttgtgttttttctaaCATAAAGAACATAGAAATACTAAATGGAAACACaacttattcttttatttttttattgtcactattaaatttttataattatattttttatcattttatttttttattctaaattttgtgcgaaaaaaagaaacaaaagtaaATTagactttttattatttatcttatctCATATTATTTTATCACtagataaaatatgaaaatattaatttttgtgtcgTATTTTGAGTATCTTGTCTTATCATATTCTCAAAACTTAACGCAGCCTAAGTTCATTGAATCCAAATTGCTTGAGGGTTAAAATAACATTCAAAGATGTTAGATAGTTTTTCGTTAGggttggaagtgagtcaagccagctcatgagttagctcgagctcgactcgttaatagTTCGATAAGCTAAACTCGTGAGCTGGTGAGCCGAGTTTGAGCCTGGAATtgaactcataaattaaatgaatcGCGCTTGAGTTTAGATAAACTCAACTCATTAGCTCCTGTACTggcttgatatatatatatatattgataacaCGTCATCTTAAGCAATTTTTaaagttcttttttatttaatttcttaggttttaatcaaatttattatgttttttaatagaatttaataaataatcaaatatttggagTTGAGCTAGTGTTTTTATGTTTTCAGGAGTTTTTGCCTCAAAAACTAACAAGAATCAAAACTTTTTCATAAGAAAAACATAAAGACAGAAAAAGCGTGGTGCAAGGAAGAGAAAGCGTGCCCTAAGGAAATGGACCAAGCTTGGCACGCCTAGCGGACAGCCTCCACGCCTGGCACATGCATGGTCCCCATGCCTGGCAGCTCCCACTCCACGCCCGGTGGATTGATGTCCCTAAAAGTGTGATTTTGGGCTTTTTGTCCAATTTTCTCTACACTAtaagaaaataagctttctgccacacttttaaagcgtgccgaaaAGTGCTTAAAAGCATGCCgatagctttttgccacgctttttgagctatcggacgcttttgaaagggtcataTCCGCAAGCGTGCCGGTTGCTTTATCGCCACACTTTTGTggatctatcggcacgctttctTTTTTGCCACGTTTATATCTCTTGCCACGCTTCTAAAGCATCTCGGATTGTTTGTTTTGgttacgcttttaaagcgtgtcgATAGGGTAAGATATGGCTACATTTTTTAAACGTGCTAATAGGTAATGTATGGCTATGCTTGGTAAGCATGGCTATTTATGACTACAGAAAGATACGGGTACGGTTATGAAGCGTGCCAATAGATGAGGATTTGGGTACACTTTTAAAGCATGCCAATTTTCAGGTTATGGCCACATTTATTAAGCGTGCATGTTGAGGCCAATAGTAAGAtatagccacgctttttaagcgtggccATAAATTAggtcaaaatttttttcatttattttgtaaaaattcatatataattttaaaatcatagacCAATTTTACAATGTATATATCAACCAATCCAACATATATATAAACTTCCCCATAAAAAAAACCTTATATATAAACTTGTCACCACAAATGTAGACTTTGATCACAAAGTACCAAAAATCAAAGTCATAACAAGAAAATAAGAATTACAATTCCAAGTGTCACATATCTATTTTCTTATACTTAGTTACAAAATATCAAATCATGAGTAGTGTGTTCATCCATTATGAGCTCCATTATTTTTACTACTGCCCTGTAGAATTTTAAATAATCTAAAGTTAGTGCATGTTATAAAGGCTACTTTAATTAAGTCCAACAAATCCAATTCCAAAtccaaattgattaaaaataaaaatgacaagGCCACTTTAATTAGGTCCcgcaataatgaaaaaaaaaattagcaagcACATAATTGAACCATATATAAAAGCAACTACTTAAACCACCTCATTCCATTTTTTAGGGTTTAAAAAATGACAAATACCTTAAAATGCTATATAGATTTTTTAGGATGAAAGCACTTCAAAAGTTCTCTTAGTAGTGAAGATATACAAGAAATAACTGATAAGTAGACTAAGTTTTTGTCAGCCATATGTCATTAATAATATATAGCAACTACTAATAACGATAACCAtataaaaatagaacaaaaaataaaaataaaaaacaaaagaaacagtCCCTATACATAGTCACAGCCATAAGCTAAAATTCAATTGCAAGTCCTTATCAAAAAACATTTTCCAACTACCAATCATCCTGCTTGTTGCAACTGTGGTACTCTTTCCTTTAATTGGAATCATAAACAATCAAcagtacactacaagaaaattcaATAACCAACAATGTATAATCAACCAGCAACATAAATTCAACATGAAAAACGAAATTCTATAATCCAGAATAAGACAATGACCATTGAccacttgtttttctttttttttttttttatatcagcATCTTTGTATGACAATAATACGAGGTTAGGACAGTTACTTACATCATCGGTTGGTGGAATGTGAGTTGATTCGGAACCAACAATTAAGGCCCAAGCTTAATTATCCACATCATTAGaagtttcaatcacatccaaAACATTGAAGACTCTAGAAATATAAGAGATTTGGTTGTtagaatttaatttgaattatttttttgaatttgaaattgaagtcagtaagtagttatcttatcttcCTCAGCATATCTTCTTGTTTTTCTGTCACTTTTTCATGGGTAACTAATCCTCTGTCAAAggattaggagctctatttatgttTTTTATGGGTCATTAATCtacgtttattttattttaaagtctTGCATTAATCTATTTCATTATTCAATTATTCGTTTTTCATTCGGATTAGTAGTATCGAAAGGTATGTTAATTccttttgaattcttttattataattagaaaatttgatatttgaattaaaacttgaaaactctttcacatgactcTTTGAATTCGGTTATTAGGAATAGTGGTTCAATTAATGTGCGACACATGCATGGTTTTTaatcactctaattttgaataaatGACATACAATTCGGattagaacaacttttgaaaattgtgtttttCTTCTAAAGATTTAATTGGATAGGAGTAGTTTGAATATGTGACATAATTCAACTTAAAGactacttttaaatattattaaaaaactaaatcGGTTTTTGTGCTTAATCACTTGAATAATTAATTGACAACTAATTAATGCTTGAGAAATTGAAGAACTAAGGAACTGGAAATCAGTTACTAAAGATTTATCGTGAAAGATCTTTGCAAACTTTACTATAAGTAAACAAGGTTTGATTTCTCTAAAAACATATACATCTCTGAAGCCCTTGACTCTCACCATCATTATCTTCTCTCAATTCAACATTCAAGTTCTCTATCCGTAAGCATTTAAGCATTCAAGGTTCTTAACCTCTCAACAAGACACAATCTTTCTCTCATGAATCTAGGTTCTTTTAATCTAATTATGTATTTAATCTTATATTTGCTTGCTCAATCCTTTAATT
This window contains:
- the LOC112721763 gene encoding uncharacterized protein, whose translation is MPRSCKWVSMESLCCSSTEPRILSNPSISIPVLQSAVQASYHFRPSYRKVWMEKQKAIAQIYEDWEESYNKVSKLLQALQSCFPGTICELRAVSYYDRHLLVRDCSMFDKVFWAFPSCVEAFKNRKPFVSVDGTHLYGKYGGVLLIAVAQDGNNNILPIAFAIVESESTESWSFSLLI